In a single window of the Diospyros lotus cultivar Yz01 chromosome 10, ASM1463336v1, whole genome shotgun sequence genome:
- the LOC127811745 gene encoding probable amino acid permease 7 isoform X1, whose amino-acid sequence MDGTGGGGGEEEEEEEDQQYSPLFRNFDESEEDPIKRTGTIWTAIAHVITGVIGAGVLSLAWSVAQLGWVAGPLTMLVFAGITILSSNLLCDCYRSPDPEFGPTRSRSYMEAVKFYLGKTTYKIGSFPTLKLREKSKRICVVFLNESLYGCGVAYVITAAASVRAIRRSNCYHKEGHEAPCHYGDTDYMLLFGAVQIILSQIPDFHNMAWLSILAAIMSFSYSFIGMGLGFAKILENGTVKGSIEGVSAESMVEKAWLVFQALGDVAFAYPYSLILLEIEDTLKSPPPENRTMKVASTTAIFITTFFYLCCGCFGYAAFGSDTPGNLLTGFGFYEPYWLVDLANACVVLHLFGGYQVFSQPVFQFVEAWISKKFPDSRFVNDVYALKLPFLPGFELSPLRLCFRTSYVVSTTVVAVIFPYFNQVLGVLGALNFWPLTIHFPVEMYFVQKKIGAWTRKWLLLKTVSFACLLVSILALVGSLEGLISAKLS is encoded by the exons ATGGACGGTACAGGAGGAgggggaggagaagaagaagaagaagaagaagatcaacaGTATTCCCCATTATTCAGAAACTTCGACGAATCCGAGGAGGATCCCATCAAAAGAACAG GGACAATATGGACTGCAATTGCTCATGTAATAACTGGAGTGATAGGGGCTGGAGTGCTGTCCCTTGCTTGGAGCGTAGCTCAGCTAGGGTGGGTGGCTGGTCCATTGACTATGTTGGTCTTTGCAGGGATCACCATTCTTTCTTCAAACCTTCTATGTGATTGCTACAGATCTCCTGATCCTGAATTTGGGCCAACAAGGAGCAGATCTTACATGGAAGCTGTTAAATTCTATTTAG GTAAGACTACGTACAAAATCGGTTCTTTCCCGACCCTAAAACTTC GGGAGAAGAGCAAGAGAATCTGCGTTGTGTTTCTGAATGAAAGTCTGTATGGCTGTGGAGTAGCTTATGTGATCACTGCAGCTGCCAGTGTGAG AGCAATTCGGAGGTCAAACTGTTACCACAAGGAAGGACATGAAGCTCCATGCCACTATGGGGACACTGATTACATGCTGCTATTTGGGGCTGTCCAAATTATACTGTCACAGATACCAGATTTCCATAACATGGCATGGCTTTCTATCCTTGCAGCCATCATGTCTTTCTCCTATTCTTTCATAGGAATGGGACTTGGCTTTGCAAAAATTTTAg AAAATGGGACAGTTAAAGGGAGCATTGAAGGAGTCTCAGCTGAGAGCATGGTTGAGAAAGCATGGTTGGTGTTCCAGGCTCTAGGAGACGTTGCTTTTGCCTACCCATATTCACTCATTCTTCTAGAGATAGAG GATACTCTGAAGTCCCCTCCGCCGGAAAACCGGACGATGAAGGTGGCCTCCACCACGGCAATCTTCATCACCACCTTCTTCTACCTCTGCTGTGGATGCTTTGGTTATGCAGCCTTTGGGAGTGACACACCAGGGAACCTCTTGACAGGATTTGGATTCTATGAGCCCTATTGGCTCGTTGACTTGGCCAATGCTTGTGTTGTTCTGCACCTTTTTGGAGGATATCAG GTGTTCAGCCAGCCAGTGTTCCAGTTTGTAGAAGCTTGGATCAGCAAGAAGTTCCCAGACAGTCGATTTGTGAATGATGTTTATGCGTTAAAACTCCCATTCTTGCCCGGCTTTGAGCTGAGTCCTCTACGTCTATGTTTTCGGACGAGTTACGTTGTATCAACAACCGTAGTTGCAGTCATCTTCCCTTACTTCAACCAGGTTTTGGGAGTTTTAGGGGCCTTAAACTTCTGGCCATTGACAATACATTTCCCTGTGGAAATGTACTTTGTGCAGAAAAAGATTGGGGCTTGGACAAGGAAATGGCTTCTTCTGAAGACTGTCAGCTTTGCTTGTTTGCTCGTGTCCATATTGGCCTTAGTTGGGTCACTGGAAGGACTTATAAGTGCAAAATTAAGCTGA
- the LOC127811745 gene encoding probable amino acid permease 7 isoform X2, producing MDGTGGGGGEEEEEEEDQQYSPLFRNFDESEEDPIKRTGTIWTAIAHVITGVIGAGVLSLAWSVAQLGWVAGPLTMLVFAGITILSSNLLCDCYRSPDPEFGPTRSRSYMEAVKFYLGEKSKRICVVFLNESLYGCGVAYVITAAASVRAIRRSNCYHKEGHEAPCHYGDTDYMLLFGAVQIILSQIPDFHNMAWLSILAAIMSFSYSFIGMGLGFAKILENGTVKGSIEGVSAESMVEKAWLVFQALGDVAFAYPYSLILLEIEDTLKSPPPENRTMKVASTTAIFITTFFYLCCGCFGYAAFGSDTPGNLLTGFGFYEPYWLVDLANACVVLHLFGGYQVFSQPVFQFVEAWISKKFPDSRFVNDVYALKLPFLPGFELSPLRLCFRTSYVVSTTVVAVIFPYFNQVLGVLGALNFWPLTIHFPVEMYFVQKKIGAWTRKWLLLKTVSFACLLVSILALVGSLEGLISAKLS from the exons ATGGACGGTACAGGAGGAgggggaggagaagaagaagaagaagaagaagatcaacaGTATTCCCCATTATTCAGAAACTTCGACGAATCCGAGGAGGATCCCATCAAAAGAACAG GGACAATATGGACTGCAATTGCTCATGTAATAACTGGAGTGATAGGGGCTGGAGTGCTGTCCCTTGCTTGGAGCGTAGCTCAGCTAGGGTGGGTGGCTGGTCCATTGACTATGTTGGTCTTTGCAGGGATCACCATTCTTTCTTCAAACCTTCTATGTGATTGCTACAGATCTCCTGATCCTGAATTTGGGCCAACAAGGAGCAGATCTTACATGGAAGCTGTTAAATTCTATTTAG GGGAGAAGAGCAAGAGAATCTGCGTTGTGTTTCTGAATGAAAGTCTGTATGGCTGTGGAGTAGCTTATGTGATCACTGCAGCTGCCAGTGTGAG AGCAATTCGGAGGTCAAACTGTTACCACAAGGAAGGACATGAAGCTCCATGCCACTATGGGGACACTGATTACATGCTGCTATTTGGGGCTGTCCAAATTATACTGTCACAGATACCAGATTTCCATAACATGGCATGGCTTTCTATCCTTGCAGCCATCATGTCTTTCTCCTATTCTTTCATAGGAATGGGACTTGGCTTTGCAAAAATTTTAg AAAATGGGACAGTTAAAGGGAGCATTGAAGGAGTCTCAGCTGAGAGCATGGTTGAGAAAGCATGGTTGGTGTTCCAGGCTCTAGGAGACGTTGCTTTTGCCTACCCATATTCACTCATTCTTCTAGAGATAGAG GATACTCTGAAGTCCCCTCCGCCGGAAAACCGGACGATGAAGGTGGCCTCCACCACGGCAATCTTCATCACCACCTTCTTCTACCTCTGCTGTGGATGCTTTGGTTATGCAGCCTTTGGGAGTGACACACCAGGGAACCTCTTGACAGGATTTGGATTCTATGAGCCCTATTGGCTCGTTGACTTGGCCAATGCTTGTGTTGTTCTGCACCTTTTTGGAGGATATCAG GTGTTCAGCCAGCCAGTGTTCCAGTTTGTAGAAGCTTGGATCAGCAAGAAGTTCCCAGACAGTCGATTTGTGAATGATGTTTATGCGTTAAAACTCCCATTCTTGCCCGGCTTTGAGCTGAGTCCTCTACGTCTATGTTTTCGGACGAGTTACGTTGTATCAACAACCGTAGTTGCAGTCATCTTCCCTTACTTCAACCAGGTTTTGGGAGTTTTAGGGGCCTTAAACTTCTGGCCATTGACAATACATTTCCCTGTGGAAATGTACTTTGTGCAGAAAAAGATTGGGGCTTGGACAAGGAAATGGCTTCTTCTGAAGACTGTCAGCTTTGCTTGTTTGCTCGTGTCCATATTGGCCTTAGTTGGGTCACTGGAAGGACTTATAAGTGCAAAATTAAGCTGA